The Megalops cyprinoides isolate fMegCyp1 chromosome 12, fMegCyp1.pri, whole genome shotgun sequence genome contains a region encoding:
- the ngb gene encoding neuroglobin yields the protein MEKLTGKDKELIRDSWESLGKNKVPHGIIMFTRLFELDPGLLNLFRYKANCGSTQDCLSSPEFLEHVTKVMLVIDAAVSHLDDLHSLEDFLLNLGRKHQAVGVKTQSFAVVGESLLYMLQCSLGPAYTAPLRQAWLNMYSIVVAAMSSGWAKNGERKSD from the exons TGGAGAAGCTGACGGGGAAGGACAAGGAGCTGATCCGGGACAGCTGGGAGAGTCTCGGTAAAAACAAAGTTCCGCACGGAATCATCATGTTTACCAG GTTATTTGAATTGGATCCTGGGCTGCTCAACCTGTTCCGCTACAAAGCAAACTGTGGCTCTACCCAAGACTGCCTCTCCAGCCCTGAGTTCCTGGAGCATGTGACCAAG GTGATGCTGGTGATTGATGCAGCCGTCAGTCACCTGGATGACCTCCATTCCCTGGAGGATTTCTTGCTTAACCTGGGTCGAAAGCACCAGGCTGTTGGAGTCAAGACTCAGTCGTTTGCC GTGGTGGGGGAGTCTCTTCTTTACATGCTGCAGTGCAGTCTGGGTCCTGCCTACACAGCCCCCCTGCGCCAGGCCTGGCTCAACATGTATAGCATCGTGGTGGCTGCAATGAGCAGTGGCTGGGCGAAGAATGGAGAAAGGAAAAGTGACTGA